The following coding sequences are from one Bradyrhizobium sp. 200 window:
- a CDS encoding ABC transporter substrate-binding protein, producing MLVTRRSLLKAAAAAPVASLPGILRAQSQTTLRFIPVIDLTFVDPIYSTAQVSRNHGFMVYDTLYGMNSALDVSPQMVSGHVVSNDERQWDLTLRDGLLWHDGERVLARDCVASIRRWAARDGFGAELMAATDELSAPDDRTIRFRLSRPFPLLPAALGKAAIQAPFMMPERLASQDPFKPLAEVVGSGPFRFVADERVQGARNVYARFDRYQPRQDGKPDWAAGPKIVHYDRVVWTTMPDAATGVAALQTREQDWQETTPHDLLPVLKRTGGITTRVLDPRGYTCMLRVNHLQPPFDNPAIRRALLGAIDQSAFMTAVAGDDPAYQSSPIGFFAPGTPMASDVGLDVFRGPRDMAKVKADLKAAGYNGEKVVLLVPTNSLAQKPLGDIAADMMQQAGMNVEYAGLDFGAVLQRQLKKDPIAQGGWSAGVGNWQGIDWLNPAGNSNLRGDSKVAGWYKSDKMGALRSQWLAAANLAEQQRICRDIQALSFEEIPYFPIGQYKQPTAYRSNITGILDGTAVFWNVKPA from the coding sequence ATGCTGGTTACCCGTCGTTCACTGTTAAAGGCCGCCGCTGCAGCGCCGGTGGCGTCTTTGCCAGGAATCCTGCGGGCTCAGTCGCAGACCACGCTGCGCTTTATTCCGGTGATCGACCTGACCTTCGTCGATCCGATCTACTCAACGGCGCAGGTTTCCAGAAACCATGGATTTATGGTCTACGACACGCTCTACGGCATGAATTCGGCGCTCGATGTCTCTCCGCAGATGGTGTCCGGGCATGTCGTTTCCAACGACGAGCGGCAGTGGGATTTGACGCTGCGCGATGGCCTGCTATGGCATGATGGCGAACGCGTGCTGGCGCGCGATTGCGTCGCGAGCATTCGCCGATGGGCCGCCCGCGACGGCTTTGGCGCCGAACTGATGGCCGCAACTGACGAACTGTCGGCGCCGGATGACCGCACCATCCGTTTTCGGCTGAGCAGGCCTTTCCCTCTGCTGCCTGCGGCGCTCGGCAAGGCCGCGATCCAGGCGCCGTTCATGATGCCGGAGCGGCTGGCAAGCCAGGATCCGTTCAAGCCGCTGGCCGAGGTCGTGGGCAGCGGTCCCTTCCGCTTCGTGGCCGATGAGCGCGTGCAGGGCGCGCGCAACGTGTACGCCCGTTTCGATCGCTATCAACCCCGTCAGGACGGCAAGCCCGATTGGGCCGCCGGTCCCAAGATCGTTCACTACGACCGCGTGGTCTGGACGACGATGCCGGATGCGGCAACAGGGGTGGCTGCGCTGCAAACGCGCGAGCAGGATTGGCAGGAAACGACGCCGCACGACCTGCTGCCGGTGCTGAAGCGTACCGGCGGCATCACCACGCGGGTTCTCGATCCGCGGGGCTACACCTGCATGTTGCGCGTGAACCATCTGCAGCCGCCGTTCGACAATCCCGCCATCCGCCGGGCGCTGCTGGGCGCGATCGATCAGTCCGCCTTCATGACGGCGGTTGCGGGCGATGATCCCGCCTATCAATCCTCGCCGATCGGCTTCTTCGCGCCGGGTACGCCGATGGCGAGCGACGTCGGCCTCGATGTGTTCCGCGGGCCGCGCGACATGGCGAAGGTCAAGGCCGATCTGAAAGCTGCCGGTTACAATGGCGAGAAGGTGGTCCTGCTCGTTCCCACCAACTCGCTTGCACAAAAGCCGCTCGGCGACATCGCAGCCGACATGATGCAGCAGGCCGGCATGAACGTCGAATATGCCGGACTGGATTTCGGCGCGGTGTTGCAGCGGCAGTTGAAAAAGGATCCCATCGCTCAGGGCGGCTGGAGCGCTGGCGTTGGCAACTGGCAAGGCATCGATTGGCTGAACCCCGCTGGCAATTCGAACCTGCGCGGCGACAGCAAAGTGGCCGGCTGGTACAAGAGCGATAAGATGGGCGCGCTACGAAGCCAGTGGCTCGCTGCCGCCAACCTTGCCGAGCAGCAGCGCATCTGCCGCGATATCCAGGCGTTGTCGTTCGAGGAAATTCCCTACTTCCCGATCGGTCAGTACAAGCAACCGACGGCGTACCGCTCGAACATCACTGGCATCCTCGACGGCACGGCCGTGTTCTGGAATGTGAAACCGGCATGA
- a CDS encoding polysaccharide deacetylase, translating into MLDSKALASIPLIPANTAPPAPDYPWPKPYTSAMFLSFDVDAESAWTSKDALHAQRLITMSYGGYEARVGTPKLLELLDQLDLKATFFVTGWSVDAHPAMAEAILKAGHEIGHHGYHHLLPDPGDPWIEEELERGFEALKRRLGVKPTGYRAPYGEFTEELRVALVRHGIVYTSSFRDDVRPYRHRLTDGRPGTIELPVTASYDDWMHGLSARFSPRPIFPKEHVLSIWKDELDEVRDWGAMVTTVLHPQCSGRPMRLRLLREFLTYAKSCPDLWIATGEAIAANFKRHEAATN; encoded by the coding sequence ATGCTGGACAGTAAAGCGCTTGCAAGCATTCCGCTCATTCCCGCCAACACCGCGCCGCCGGCTCCGGACTATCCCTGGCCGAAGCCGTACACCTCGGCGATGTTCCTCTCCTTCGACGTAGACGCGGAGAGCGCCTGGACCAGCAAGGACGCGTTGCACGCCCAGCGCCTCATCACGATGAGCTATGGCGGCTACGAGGCGCGCGTCGGCACGCCGAAACTCCTTGAGTTGCTCGATCAGCTTGATTTGAAGGCGACGTTCTTCGTCACCGGCTGGTCGGTGGATGCGCATCCCGCGATGGCAGAAGCCATCCTCAAGGCGGGTCATGAAATCGGCCACCACGGCTATCACCATTTGCTGCCGGATCCGGGCGACCCCTGGATCGAGGAGGAACTGGAGCGGGGGTTTGAGGCGCTGAAGCGCCGGCTTGGCGTCAAGCCGACCGGCTATCGGGCTCCTTACGGCGAATTCACCGAAGAGCTGCGCGTGGCGCTGGTGCGCCACGGCATCGTCTACACTTCCTCGTTTCGCGACGATGTGCGGCCTTACCGCCATCGCCTCACAGATGGCAGGCCAGGCACGATCGAGCTTCCGGTGACCGCAAGCTACGACGACTGGATGCACGGACTGTCCGCCCGATTCAGCCCGCGGCCGATCTTTCCCAAGGAGCATGTGCTGTCGATCTGGAAGGATGAGCTCGACGAGGTCAGGGACTGGGGTGCGATGGTCACGACCGTGCTGCATCCGCAATGCAGCGGCCGTCCGATGCGGCTTCGGCTGCTGCGGGAATTTCTGACCTATGCCAAATCCTGCCCCGATCTGTGGATCGCGACCGGCGAAGCGATCGCGGCGAATTTCAAACGTCACGAAGCGGCTACCAACTGA
- a CDS encoding ABC transporter substrate-binding protein codes for MKRFLAVAFLSAANAPVMAIELPPEIAKQGSIKVAIVPNYPPLEFRDPATNTLTGFDVELGEALGKKLGIKIDWQQTSFDQMMPAISTGRVDAILSGMTDLASRQDTATFVDYLRNGPRFFVQHARAAEFKDTAAFCGKKVGASRRTSFPKLIAAWSEAHCGGNPIQFVGTEGSADARTQLRQGRIDAAVQGGETLPYMMDLEPGTYVPVGDVFAVQFTGLALNIKEKALQQAVVEALDSLIADGTYRALLAKWKLTDYGVEKATINAGQ; via the coding sequence ATGAAACGTTTTCTTGCAGTTGCGTTCCTCAGTGCCGCCAATGCTCCGGTCATGGCGATCGAGCTGCCTCCGGAAATCGCCAAGCAGGGCAGCATCAAGGTCGCCATCGTACCGAATTATCCGCCGTTGGAATTTCGCGATCCCGCGACCAACACCTTGACTGGATTCGACGTCGAGCTTGGCGAGGCGCTCGGCAAGAAGCTCGGTATCAAGATCGACTGGCAGCAAACCAGTTTCGACCAGATGATGCCTGCGATTTCGACGGGGAGGGTGGATGCGATCCTGTCCGGCATGACTGATCTGGCGAGCCGACAGGACACGGCGACCTTTGTCGACTACCTGCGCAACGGGCCTCGATTTTTCGTGCAGCACGCGCGCGCCGCCGAGTTCAAGGACACGGCTGCATTCTGCGGGAAAAAGGTCGGCGCCAGCCGGCGCACGTCCTTTCCGAAGCTGATCGCTGCCTGGAGCGAAGCCCATTGCGGCGGCAACCCGATTCAATTCGTCGGCACGGAAGGATCCGCCGATGCCCGCACCCAGCTCAGGCAGGGACGGATCGACGCGGCCGTCCAGGGCGGCGAGACGCTTCCCTACATGATGGACCTGGAGCCGGGCACCTATGTCCCGGTCGGCGACGTGTTCGCGGTCCAGTTCACGGGGCTCGCTTTGAACATCAAGGAGAAGGCGCTCCAGCAGGCGGTCGTGGAAGCCCTGGACTCCTTGATCGCGGACGGCACCTACCGTGCTTTGCTCGCGAAATGGAAACTGACCGATTACGGCGTAGAGAAGGCGACCATCAATGCTGGACAGTAA
- a CDS encoding amino acid ABC transporter ATP-binding protein: protein MTQPLVAIRSVSKNFGEFQALNRVSLDVWTGEVLCLIGASGSGKTTLLRCINQLTSIDSGGIWLDGELLGVREEGGRLHRLTERKIAGQRLKTGMVFQRFNLFPHKTALENITEGPVQVQGRKKEEARAEAMELLARVGLAAKADAYPSQLSGGQQQRVAIARALAMKPMLMLFDEPTSALDPELVGEVLTVMKELARSGMTMMVVTHELGFAREVADTVVYMDHGAIVESGPAAEVLGKPREVRTQSFLSAVI, encoded by the coding sequence ATGACCCAGCCCCTCGTCGCCATCCGTTCGGTCAGCAAGAATTTTGGGGAGTTTCAAGCCCTCAATCGGGTCTCGCTCGACGTCTGGACAGGCGAGGTGCTCTGCCTGATCGGGGCGTCGGGATCGGGCAAGACGACGCTCCTGCGCTGCATCAATCAGCTTACGTCGATCGACAGCGGTGGCATCTGGCTGGATGGCGAGTTGCTGGGTGTACGGGAAGAGGGTGGGCGATTGCATCGCCTCACCGAGCGGAAGATTGCAGGCCAGCGGCTGAAGACGGGAATGGTGTTTCAGCGCTTCAATCTGTTCCCGCACAAGACTGCGCTTGAAAATATCACCGAAGGTCCGGTGCAGGTACAGGGCCGCAAGAAGGAGGAGGCGAGGGCTGAGGCGATGGAGCTTCTCGCACGCGTCGGGCTGGCGGCGAAAGCCGATGCCTATCCTTCACAGCTTTCCGGCGGGCAGCAGCAGCGCGTGGCGATTGCCCGCGCGCTCGCGATGAAGCCGATGCTGATGCTGTTCGACGAGCCGACGAGTGCCCTCGATCCCGAGCTGGTCGGCGAGGTGCTCACCGTCATGAAGGAGCTTGCCCGCAGCGGCATGACGATGATGGTGGTGACGCATGAACTCGGCTTCGCGCGCGAGGTTGCGGATACCGTTGTTTATATGGACCATGGCGCAATCGTGGAATCCGGGCCAGCGGCCGAGGTTCTGGGCAAGCCCCGTGAAGTCCGCACTCAGTCGTTTCTTTCCGCGGTAATCTGA
- a CDS encoding amino acid ABC transporter permease, whose product MRTARALAGGFPDISEMTVARQAHWGRWLAAAAILVVLAAIGRAFVNGQIEWTYVSRFLTAKVILEGIANTMVMAVLAMALGIVLGVVVAIMRLSSNPVLASVAAGYTWLFRGTPLILQLLLWFNLALVFPTIGIPGLWSARAVDVMTPFLSALLGLGINQGAYTSEVMRAGMLSVDVGQYEAAKAIGMGRLRALRRIILPQAMRVVIPPLGNEFIGMVKATSLASVIQYPEVLHNAENIYYANSRVIELLIVAGSWYLLVVSILTPLQMLLERRFARGALQITR is encoded by the coding sequence ATGAGGACAGCGCGCGCCCTTGCGGGAGGCTTCCCCGACATTTCGGAGATGACGGTCGCGCGTCAGGCTCATTGGGGGCGATGGCTTGCTGCCGCGGCGATCCTCGTCGTGCTGGCTGCGATCGGCCGCGCCTTCGTCAACGGCCAGATCGAATGGACCTATGTCAGCCGCTTCCTGACCGCGAAGGTGATCCTCGAGGGCATCGCCAACACCATGGTGATGGCGGTGCTCGCGATGGCCCTTGGCATCGTCTTGGGCGTCGTCGTCGCGATCATGCGGCTCTCGTCCAATCCGGTTCTGGCGTCCGTCGCCGCCGGCTATACGTGGCTGTTCCGCGGTACCCCGCTGATCCTGCAACTGCTGCTGTGGTTCAATCTCGCGCTGGTGTTTCCGACGATCGGCATTCCCGGCCTGTGGTCGGCTCGGGCGGTCGATGTCATGACGCCGTTTCTATCAGCGCTGCTCGGCCTCGGCATCAATCAGGGCGCCTATACGTCCGAGGTGATGCGGGCGGGCATGCTCTCGGTCGACGTCGGACAATATGAGGCCGCGAAGGCGATCGGCATGGGGCGGTTGCGCGCGCTGCGCCGGATCATCCTGCCGCAGGCGATGCGGGTGGTGATTCCGCCGCTCGGCAACGAATTCATCGGCATGGTGAAGGCCACGTCGCTGGCCAGCGTCATTCAATATCCTGAGGTGCTGCACAACGCCGAGAATATCTATTACGCGAATTCGCGCGTGATCGAACTCCTGATCGTCGCCGGCTCCTGGTACCTGCTCGTTGTGTCGATCCTGACTCCCTTGCAGATGCTTCTCGAACGGCGCTTCGCGCGTGGAGCATTGCAGATCACCCGATGA
- a CDS encoding ABC transporter substrate-binding protein: protein MTRLSFSLGLAALLAVTAAEATELPESIRQTGTLRLTVNSTYAPMEYRDPSTNQLVGLDIDLANELAKRLDVKIVWSETPFAELIPSLQTKRADFIISGISDRSSRREAADFIDYLATGPQFFVLTDNAVKSPVDLCGKKVGTTRSTSFPVEIEKWSKQNCEANGKPAVQYVPGENSIDVRNQLKQGRIDAAVQGTETLPYAQQQEAGKYRVIGEPFATGYQGIMFRKDDVALREVVTEHLAAMINDGSYKAILDKYGLGANAVAQPMMNASPQ, encoded by the coding sequence ATGACGCGTCTCTCGTTCTCCCTTGGGCTCGCCGCGCTCCTCGCCGTTACAGCGGCAGAGGCCACCGAATTGCCGGAATCGATCAGGCAGACGGGCACGTTGCGGCTGACGGTCAACTCGACCTACGCTCCCATGGAATATCGCGATCCCTCGACCAACCAACTCGTCGGACTCGATATCGATCTCGCCAACGAACTCGCGAAGCGGCTGGACGTGAAGATCGTCTGGAGCGAAACGCCGTTCGCCGAGCTCATCCCCTCATTGCAGACCAAGCGCGCCGATTTCATCATCAGCGGCATTTCGGACCGCAGTTCGCGGCGCGAGGCCGCCGATTTCATCGACTATCTGGCGACAGGTCCGCAGTTCTTCGTCCTGACGGACAATGCAGTGAAGTCTCCCGTCGATCTCTGCGGCAAGAAGGTCGGGACGACGCGCAGCACCAGCTTTCCTGTCGAGATCGAGAAATGGAGCAAGCAGAATTGCGAGGCGAACGGCAAGCCCGCCGTGCAATATGTTCCGGGCGAAAACAGCATTGATGTCCGCAACCAGCTCAAGCAGGGCCGCATCGACGCTGCGGTGCAGGGCACCGAGACGCTGCCCTACGCCCAGCAGCAGGAGGCGGGGAAATACCGCGTCATAGGGGAGCCGTTCGCCACCGGCTATCAGGGCATCATGTTCCGGAAAGACGACGTGGCGCTTCGCGAAGTGGTGACCGAACATCTTGCAGCGATGATAAATGACGGCTCCTACAAGGCCATTCTCGACAAATACGGATTGGGCGCGAACGCGGTGGCCCAACCGATGATGAATGCGTCCCCGCAATGA
- a CDS encoding N-carbamoyl-D-amino-acid hydrolase: protein MLVRVLRAAAAQMGPTQKADSREHTLGRMLALLEEAAARGATLVVFPELAFTTFFPRWLIEGEALDHYFERCMPNPAVQALFDRARALGIGFYVGYAELTSDGQRFNCSILVDRDGEIFGRYRKVHLPGSVEPRAGAAYQQLEKRYFEYGDLGFPAFRAGPDWRHAIMGMMICNDRRWPEAWRVLGLQGVELVCVGYNSAAYDPNGGISEDAALRTFHSKLVTQANAYMNATWAIAVAKAGNEDGSGLIGGSCIVDPNGRIVTEAQTLADEIIFADLDLDLCRQGKDKMFNFAAHRRPQQYTAITERAGIIEPATLDAVKHQAAGRSAGQRS, encoded by the coding sequence ATGTTGGTTCGAGTTCTCCGCGCCGCCGCCGCTCAGATGGGGCCGACGCAAAAAGCGGACTCGCGGGAGCATACGCTTGGCCGGATGCTGGCGCTGCTGGAGGAGGCGGCTGCACGTGGCGCAACACTGGTCGTTTTTCCCGAATTGGCGTTCACGACCTTCTTCCCGCGATGGCTTATCGAGGGCGAAGCACTTGATCATTACTTCGAACGTTGCATGCCAAATCCGGCCGTGCAGGCCTTGTTCGATCGTGCCCGGGCGCTCGGCATCGGCTTCTACGTCGGTTACGCCGAGCTGACATCGGACGGTCAGCGCTTCAACTGTTCGATCCTGGTCGATCGTGACGGCGAAATTTTCGGGCGCTATCGCAAAGTGCACTTGCCGGGCTCGGTCGAGCCGCGAGCCGGCGCCGCCTATCAGCAGCTCGAAAAGCGCTATTTCGAATATGGCGATCTGGGATTTCCTGCCTTTCGGGCGGGACCGGATTGGCGCCACGCGATCATGGGCATGATGATCTGCAACGATCGGCGCTGGCCGGAGGCCTGGCGCGTGCTCGGCCTGCAGGGCGTCGAACTGGTTTGCGTCGGCTACAACTCCGCGGCCTACGATCCAAACGGCGGCATCTCTGAAGACGCGGCGCTGCGCACCTTCCATTCCAAGCTCGTGACCCAGGCCAACGCCTACATGAACGCCACCTGGGCGATCGCGGTCGCCAAGGCGGGAAACGAGGATGGCTCCGGACTGATCGGTGGCTCCTGCATCGTGGATCCCAATGGCCGGATCGTCACGGAGGCGCAAACGCTCGCAGACGAGATCATCTTTGCCGACCTTGACCTCGATCTCTGTCGCCAGGGCAAGGACAAGATGTTCAATTTCGCCGCACATCGGCGACCGCAGCAATACACAGCGATCACCGAACGTGCCGGCATCATCGAACCGGCTACTCTCGATGCGGTCAAACATCAAGCAGCCGGTCGCAGCGCGGGCCAAAGGAGCTGA
- a CDS encoding LysR family transcriptional regulator, with protein sequence MNLRQLEILRAVIRHRTTVAAADELALSQPAISNALKAMEAQAGFALFERVNNRLFPTSEAMALYKESEAIFALHAKLENRVRDLRECRSGLLSIVATPPLAYSIIPRALSDFLRRRQQTRVFFDVRRYEGIIDGVSSRVAELGFALGLSHHPGIAHEVVHTGEMVCVLPPNHPLAERPVISASDLVGLPFIGLERGTRLGEAVRESFAQTGAPFQPTVEVRYCNTACVLAAAGVGAAVVDPFSPRQGGGQDLIVRPFTPKTVAVAYMLWSEAEPLSRLAKAFLNEVRQASRSLEQDAS encoded by the coding sequence ATGAACCTGCGCCAATTGGAGATCCTGCGAGCGGTTATCCGCCATCGGACCACGGTGGCGGCGGCGGACGAACTGGCGCTGTCGCAGCCGGCGATCAGCAACGCGCTGAAGGCGATGGAGGCGCAGGCGGGCTTCGCCTTGTTCGAGCGTGTCAACAACCGGCTGTTTCCGACATCGGAGGCGATGGCGCTTTACAAGGAAAGCGAAGCGATCTTTGCGCTCCACGCCAAACTCGAAAATCGCGTGCGCGACTTGAGGGAGTGCCGCTCCGGGCTGCTGTCGATCGTGGCGACGCCGCCGCTGGCCTACAGCATCATTCCGCGCGCTTTGTCGGACTTCCTGCGGCGCCGTCAGCAGACGCGCGTCTTCTTCGATGTACGGCGCTACGAGGGAATCATCGACGGCGTGTCGAGCCGGGTTGCAGAGCTCGGCTTCGCACTCGGACTGTCACATCATCCCGGCATTGCGCATGAGGTGGTTCATACCGGCGAAATGGTCTGCGTCCTGCCACCGAACCATCCACTGGCCGAACGGCCGGTCATTTCCGCTTCCGACCTTGTCGGCTTGCCCTTCATCGGGCTGGAGCGCGGCACGCGGTTGGGAGAAGCCGTGCGCGAGAGCTTTGCGCAGACCGGCGCGCCGTTCCAGCCGACCGTCGAGGTACGCTACTGCAACACAGCCTGCGTGCTCGCGGCCGCCGGTGTGGGCGCGGCGGTCGTCGATCCCTTTTCACCGCGCCAAGGCGGCGGCCAGGACCTCATCGTTCGGCCTTTCACACCCAAGACGGTGGCGGTGGCCTATATGCTGTGGTCCGAGGCGGAGCCTTTGTCGCGCCTGGCCAAGGCGTTCCTGAATGAAGTCCGGCAGGCGAGCCGCTCCCTGGAGCAGGATGCCTCTTGA
- a CDS encoding GMC family oxidoreductase N-terminal domain-containing protein, whose protein sequence is MYDVIVVGGGSAGAAVAARLSEDPARRVLLLEAGLDWRADEAPWEVRTPNPIPIIHKREYQEKWQWPNLLTRRVAGQEARFYWRGKGLGGSSMMNGQIAIRGVADAFDEWATGGCTGWSAKEVMPLFSVIEDDFEFGDSPGHGRGGPLPVYRAPPETWGPIDRGLRDAALASGYPWCADLNGPDGDGAACYPINSRDSRRITTNEAYLEPARGRANLEIRGHALVDRLLIRDGRATGVLVHIEGQGSSEISAREIVLCAGAIHSPAILLRSGIGPADELKAMGIAVERDLPVGRHFFDHPLFRATIQLREEFRPTDPDTRHTNCCVTYSSGLADGGKRDMILIAFNHRGIGAPGAIGAGLFNAYSRGHLKLASTDASIDPIVEENMLADDRDLLRMVDAVKRLAVLTTQPALADISEWIRLIDTDLTLPQAASLPNGELEALLRRETGDIQHAAGSCRMAGFNDPNGVVNPDGTVKGIAALRVADASIMPSDCRANTHFTTVVIGEAIARMMMRKTDVSNNASAMAL, encoded by the coding sequence ATGTATGACGTCATTGTAGTCGGCGGCGGCTCTGCCGGCGCCGCGGTTGCTGCCCGGTTGTCCGAGGACCCCGCCAGACGCGTGCTGCTGCTGGAAGCGGGTCTCGACTGGCGCGCCGACGAGGCGCCCTGGGAAGTCCGGACGCCGAACCCGATTCCGATCATTCACAAGCGCGAATATCAGGAGAAATGGCAGTGGCCGAATCTGCTGACCCGCCGGGTGGCGGGGCAGGAGGCGCGTTTCTATTGGCGCGGCAAGGGCCTCGGCGGCAGTTCGATGATGAACGGCCAGATAGCCATCCGCGGTGTTGCGGATGCGTTCGATGAATGGGCGACTGGTGGCTGCACCGGCTGGTCGGCAAAAGAGGTAATGCCGCTGTTCTCGGTCATCGAGGATGATTTCGAGTTCGGTGACAGCCCGGGCCATGGCCGCGGCGGGCCGTTGCCGGTCTATCGCGCGCCGCCGGAGACGTGGGGTCCGATCGACCGTGGGCTCCGCGACGCCGCGCTGGCATCGGGGTATCCGTGGTGTGCCGACCTCAACGGGCCGGATGGCGACGGCGCCGCCTGCTATCCGATCAACAGCCGCGACAGCCGCCGCATCACGACCAATGAAGCTTATCTGGAGCCGGCGCGCGGCCGCGCCAACCTGGAAATCCGGGGGCACGCGCTGGTCGATCGCCTCTTGATCAGGGATGGCCGGGCCACCGGCGTGCTGGTTCACATCGAAGGGCAGGGCAGTTCGGAAATCAGCGCACGCGAAATCGTGCTGTGCGCCGGCGCCATCCACAGCCCGGCGATATTGCTGCGTTCGGGCATCGGCCCCGCCGACGAGCTGAAGGCGATGGGCATCGCGGTCGAGCGCGACCTGCCGGTCGGCAGGCACTTTTTCGACCATCCGCTGTTTCGCGCCACCATACAGTTGCGCGAAGAGTTTCGGCCGACCGACCCGGACACGCGTCATACCAACTGTTGCGTGACGTATTCATCCGGGCTTGCGGATGGCGGCAAGCGCGACATGATCCTGATCGCCTTCAACCACCGCGGCATCGGCGCCCCCGGCGCCATCGGCGCTGGCCTGTTCAACGCCTACTCGCGCGGTCATTTGAAGCTGGCTTCGACCGATGCTTCGATTGACCCGATCGTCGAAGAAAACATGCTCGCCGATGATCGCGACCTGTTGCGCATGGTCGATGCGGTGAAGCGACTGGCCGTGCTCACCACCCAGCCGGCGCTGGCGGATATCAGCGAGTGGATTCGCTTGATCGATACCGACCTGACGCTGCCGCAGGCCGCTTCACTGCCGAATGGGGAGCTCGAAGCGCTGCTCCGCCGCGAAACCGGCGACATTCAACATGCCGCCGGTTCTTGCCGCATGGCGGGCTTCAACGACCCCAATGGCGTGGTGAACCCGGATGGCACCGTGAAGGGAATCGCCGCGCTGCGCGTGGCGGACGCTTCGATCATGCCGTCCGATTGCCGCGCCAACACCCATTTCACCACGGTAGTGATTGGCGAGGCCATTGCGCGGATGATGATGCGGAAGACGGACGTGTCGAACAATGCTTCCGCCATGGCACTGTAG